The Bacillota bacterium DNA segment CCAAAGAAGTACATTGCATTTCACGAGCCGACCCAAGGCATCGGACATCGCAGCCCAGGGCATCAAGGGCAGAAGAACCCCGCTCACACCCCGCACAAGGGTTAAAAGGTCAGCTAGGATCCGGGCCCAGAATAGGGATTTGGTTTGGGATGGAAACAGCACATCGTTGTCCCCATGACTATCCATGGTCATCATCCCCCATTCCTGTTCATCTGCCTTCCCCCAAGGACCTGAACCTTGCAAGAAGAGCATGGGTAAACCAAGGTGCATACCGGAAGGTCAAACCATTCCCCTAGTACAAATATATGTGTTTCTCGCCCAAAGCACTGCGTGCTTATTGCCCAGACCAAACTTCCTTGCCACTCTATCTTACCATAACGCTGCCGATGGAGTTACAGGAAAAAAGGCCAGCCCAGGCCAAGACGAAGAATTGGATTGTATATTGACCTAAAGGCAGGATAGCCCTGAAGAAAATCCAGGCGCAGGAACCCAGTTGCCAAGACGGACAAAGCATAACCTGCAAGGGAGTAAAAGACTACTTGATCGCACCGACGGAACTGAACAATTCCGGGAGAAAGTTGGGTTCAGCGCTATCTCGGATAGATAGCGCTGATAGCTTGCTACTGCAAGGGGCTGTTGGGATCCATTGGCCGGTCCCCTGCGATGTTGCCCTCTTTGGGGAAGATATGTTCCATCCCCCGGACCAGAGAGTCATCTTCCAGGATGCTGTACAGATGATACCCCAGGTCCTCCCGCTCTACTAGGACCTCCTCCAATACCTGAACCGTACCGAAGTCCTGTAGTTCATGGGCTCTGGCAATGGTTTTCCGCATCATCTGTTGCATTTTCAACTCATGCTCCAGGTCATTGCGGATGAAATCCCGCATGGTGTACCGGCCTTCGACCTCGTGTTTGATGTAGGAAAGCTCATGTTGGGTGACGGGATGGGCCGTGGGCACAACCCCCAGGCGGGCCACCCGTTCCCCCACCATATCAATGTGTCTGATGGTGACCCTAATGTGCTCGTCCAAAAGATCATGGAGGCTGATAAAAGCCTCAGCACCCTCGGTCAGCCAATGATGCTTGTTATACTGGTGCAAAGCCACCGTAAGGGCGCATTGGTGTTCATCCAACATAAGGCCCATCTCTAAACGGACTTCTTTCGGCAGACCGATCCCCGCCCCAATGTCCTTGGCGGTACGTGGCGGCTGCCGGAGGATCATATCATGGGCGGTGGTGTGGCCTGGGATTTTCGGGTCGAA contains these protein-coding regions:
- a CDS encoding ferritin Dps family protein, whose amino-acid sequence is MGAGIGLPKEVRLEMGLMLDEHQCALTVALHQYNKHHWLTEGAEAFISLHDLLDEHIRVTIRHIDMVGERVARLGVVPTAHPVTQHELSYIKHEVEGRYTMRDFIRNDLEHELKMQQMMRKTIARAHELQDFGTVQVLEEVLVEREDLGYHLYSILEDDSLVRGMEHIFPKEGNIAGDRPMDPNSPLQ